The sequence GCGTCGAAAAGTCTTTGCAAACCACGGTAAATGGTGCGTTGACCTCGGCGGACTTCCATGATGTCCTTGGCAACATCTCCTCCTTGGAAAATATCATCCAAGACCACCACTCCACCGACTTCCAAATGTTTAAGGATTTCAGGCAGAAAGACGATATACTTTGACTTGGCCGAATCCATAAAGACAAAATCATATGTTTCTGTCAAAGTAGATAAAACATCAACAGCATCACCTTCAAGTAAGGTGATTTGCTTACGACTGTCAAACTGGGCAAAGTTTTCCTTGGCAAAGCCAATCATCTCAGGATTACGGTCAATGGTTGTAATCTTAGCATCTGGCGCATGTTCCGCCATCAGGAGGGCAGAAAAGCCAATTGCCGTTCCAATCTCCAAAATGTTCTCAGGTTGCATAGTTTCCATGAGAAAACGGAAGTAGGCAACTGTTTCATGGGGAATAATGGGAATGTTTTCCTTGCGAGCGAAGGTCTCCAATTCTTTTAAGGAACCTGTCACCTGCTTTTGACGCTGGCGCATGAGTTCTACGATTTCTTCCTTGACGACGGGACGACGCATGTTATGGTTGGCATTTTTACTATAAGACTCTACCATCTTAAGCTAGTCCCAATTTTTCAACAAGGGCTTCAAACTCGTTCAAGCGGCGTTCAAAGACTGCAAAGGCATCGTTGAGATAGTCTTCTTTTTCCATATCCACTCCCGCTTTTCTCATGACATTGAGCGGATAGTCTGACTTACCTGCCCTGAGGTAGTCTATATAGCGGTCACGGTCTTCTTGACTACCATGGACAATCTTCTCAGCCAAGGCTGAAGCAGCTGCAAAACCAGTTGAATACTGATAAACATAGTAGTTATAGTAGAAATGTGGAATGCGTGCCCACTCGTATTGGATCTGAGGATTGTCTTCCTTGCTGAGTCCATAGTACTCTTGGTTCAGGTCAGCGTAGAGCTTATTGAGGAAATCACTTGTCAAGACTTCTCCATTTTGGTCTGCTTGGTGGATGGCG comes from Streptococcus oralis and encodes:
- a CDS encoding O-methyltransferase encodes the protein MVESYSKNANHNMRRPVVKEEIVELMRQRQKQVTGSLKELETFARKENIPIIPHETVAYFRFLMETMQPENILEIGTAIGFSALLMAEHAPDAKITTIDRNPEMIGFAKENFAQFDSRKQITLLEGDAVDVLSTLTETYDFVFMDSAKSKYIVFLPEILKHLEVGGVVVLDDIFQGGDVAKDIMEVRRGQRTIYRGLQRLFDATLDNPGLTATLVPLGDGILMLRKNLAEVELPESE